From one Lineus longissimus chromosome 3, tnLinLong1.2, whole genome shotgun sequence genomic stretch:
- the LOC135484912 gene encoding TATA box-binding protein-associated factor RNA polymerase I subunit A-like isoform X1 — MDEASDISHELAALAWITGQHQILKNAGIRAKEWMQEADKEVSRASKPLDCLSNLSKHSMFCGDQKKLFILLRECILNHRWNEALKIGTTILDRKSYLSAQNVKALRRTMPEAVLHTGDEKGEAYHDFIRLTKGTLGGRGISEFEMNLDELIKYLDDDNIGAARDIVKSEIKYKNIFGQREYYKHQLTLYEGLLWYAEWHAAKQKRDDQEAEDELLFAGMSTPLEEAMKVHAAKAIQCFTTVKQFLHGTWDIFITRFATLLEYYEQDGKALELLEHYQEKNPGNPNARIYLYEYHKRHRAGDDVLLEILERIVKETPSLLIAFDLCEIYVKAGCKEKSIPVLFEMLDHVPWQDEIKPWALLANVLMELSDDSDHETLLPLNKCWKERKDWWPAYHFHVRPEDGLGVNLVVHKAVVSTLLLGKDTKFVQSVLDMDLEASLKDRLLAACDKRLYDSVTEMDVDHTRDTSFQVFKL; from the exons ATGGATGAGGCATCAGACATATCACACGAG TTGGCTGCCCTTGCTTGGATAACTGGCCAACATCAGATTTTGAAGAATGCTGGCATTCGTGCTAAAGAATGGATGCAAGAAGCTGACAAAGAGGTCAGTCGAGCATCAAAACCAC tCGATTGTCTTTCCAATTTAAGTAAACACTCAATGTTCTGTGGAGACCAGAAAAAGCTATTTATCTTATTGAGAGAGTGTATCCTAAACCACAGGTGGAATGAGGCACTTAAAATAGGAACTACTATCTTGGACCGGAAAAGTTATCTTAGTGCACAGAATGTTAAAGCTCTTAGACGG ACCATGCCAGAGGCTGTCTtgcatactggtgatgaaaaagGGGAAGCATATCATGACTTTATAAG GTTGACTAAGGGAACGTTAGGAGGTCGTGGCATCAGTGAGTTTGAGATGAATCTGGACGAGTTGATCAAATACCTTGATGATGACAATATAGGGGCTGCACGAGATATTGTAAAG TCTGAAATCAAGTACAAAAATATCTTTGGACAGAGAGAATACTACAAGCATCAGCTCACCCTGTATGAAGGACTCCTGTGGTACGCTGAATGGCATGCAGCTAAGCAGAAGAGAGATGACCAAGAAGCAGAAG ATGAACTGTTGTTTGCCGGTATGAGTACTCCCTTGGAAGAGGCGATGAAAGTGCATGCAGCCAAGGCCATCCAGTGTTTCACAACCGTCAAACAGTTCCTCCATGGCACTTGGGATATATTCATCACAAGATTTGCCACA CTGTTAGAATACTATGAGCAGGATGGAAAAGCCCTCGAGTTATTAGAGCACTACCAGGAGAAGAACCCTGGCAATCCTAACGCACGGATCTACCTGTATGAATACCATAAACGACACAGAGCAGGAGATGATGTCTTGTTGGAGATTCTGGAGAGGATAGTCAAGGAGACACCGTCGTTACTGATCgcctttgacctctgtgaaatATATGTAAAAGCAG GTTGTAAAGAGAAGTCGATCCCAGTTTTATTTGAGATGCTAGATCACGTTCCTTGGCAGGATGAGATAAAACCCTGGGCATTATTGGCCAATGTTCTGATGGAACTCTCAGATGA CAGTGACCACGAGACTTTACTTCCCTTAAACAAGTGTTGGAAAGAGAGGAAGGACTGGTGGCCTGCATACCACTTCCATGTACGACCAGAAGATGGACTAGGTGTGAATCTTGTTGTCCACAAGGCTGTAGTGTCCACCCTTCTACTGGGGAAAG ATACCAAGTTTGTCCAGAGTGTGCTAGATATGGATTTGGAAGCTTCGTTGAAGGACAGACTACTCGCAGCTTGTGATAAGAGACTATATGACAGTGTGACTGAAATGGATGTGGATCACACCAGAGATACCTCTTTTCAGGTGTTCAAGTTATGA
- the LOC135484912 gene encoding TATA box-binding protein-associated factor RNA polymerase I subunit A-like isoform X2 encodes MDEASDISHELAALAWITGQHQILKNAGIRAKEWMQEADKEVSRASKPLDCLSNLSKHSMFCGDQKKLFILLRECILNHRWNEALKIGTTILDRKSYLSAQNVKALRRTMPEAVLHTGDEKGEAYHDFIRLTKGTLGGRGISEFEMNLDELIKYLDDDNIGAARDIVKSEIKYKNIFGQREYYKHQLTLYEGLLWYAEWHAAKQKRDDQEAEDELLFAGMSTPLEEAMKVHAAKAIQCFTTVKQFLHGTWDIFITRFATLLEYYEQDGKALELLEHYQEKNPGNPNARIYLYEYHKRHRAGDDVLLEILERIVKETPSLLIAFDLCEIYVKAGCKEKSIPVLFEMLDHVPWQDEIKPWALLANVLMELSDDDHETLLPLNKCWKERKDWWPAYHFHVRPEDGLGVNLVVHKAVVSTLLLGKDTKFVQSVLDMDLEASLKDRLLAACDKRLYDSVTEMDVDHTRDTSFQVFKL; translated from the exons ATGGATGAGGCATCAGACATATCACACGAG TTGGCTGCCCTTGCTTGGATAACTGGCCAACATCAGATTTTGAAGAATGCTGGCATTCGTGCTAAAGAATGGATGCAAGAAGCTGACAAAGAGGTCAGTCGAGCATCAAAACCAC tCGATTGTCTTTCCAATTTAAGTAAACACTCAATGTTCTGTGGAGACCAGAAAAAGCTATTTATCTTATTGAGAGAGTGTATCCTAAACCACAGGTGGAATGAGGCACTTAAAATAGGAACTACTATCTTGGACCGGAAAAGTTATCTTAGTGCACAGAATGTTAAAGCTCTTAGACGG ACCATGCCAGAGGCTGTCTtgcatactggtgatgaaaaagGGGAAGCATATCATGACTTTATAAG GTTGACTAAGGGAACGTTAGGAGGTCGTGGCATCAGTGAGTTTGAGATGAATCTGGACGAGTTGATCAAATACCTTGATGATGACAATATAGGGGCTGCACGAGATATTGTAAAG TCTGAAATCAAGTACAAAAATATCTTTGGACAGAGAGAATACTACAAGCATCAGCTCACCCTGTATGAAGGACTCCTGTGGTACGCTGAATGGCATGCAGCTAAGCAGAAGAGAGATGACCAAGAAGCAGAAG ATGAACTGTTGTTTGCCGGTATGAGTACTCCCTTGGAAGAGGCGATGAAAGTGCATGCAGCCAAGGCCATCCAGTGTTTCACAACCGTCAAACAGTTCCTCCATGGCACTTGGGATATATTCATCACAAGATTTGCCACA CTGTTAGAATACTATGAGCAGGATGGAAAAGCCCTCGAGTTATTAGAGCACTACCAGGAGAAGAACCCTGGCAATCCTAACGCACGGATCTACCTGTATGAATACCATAAACGACACAGAGCAGGAGATGATGTCTTGTTGGAGATTCTGGAGAGGATAGTCAAGGAGACACCGTCGTTACTGATCgcctttgacctctgtgaaatATATGTAAAAGCAG GTTGTAAAGAGAAGTCGATCCCAGTTTTATTTGAGATGCTAGATCACGTTCCTTGGCAGGATGAGATAAAACCCTGGGCATTATTGGCCAATGTTCTGATGGAACTCTCAGATGA TGACCACGAGACTTTACTTCCCTTAAACAAGTGTTGGAAAGAGAGGAAGGACTGGTGGCCTGCATACCACTTCCATGTACGACCAGAAGATGGACTAGGTGTGAATCTTGTTGTCCACAAGGCTGTAGTGTCCACCCTTCTACTGGGGAAAG ATACCAAGTTTGTCCAGAGTGTGCTAGATATGGATTTGGAAGCTTCGTTGAAGGACAGACTACTCGCAGCTTGTGATAAGAGACTATATGACAGTGTGACTGAAATGGATGTGGATCACACCAGAGATACCTCTTTTCAGGTGTTCAAGTTATGA
- the LOC135484912 gene encoding TATA box-binding protein-associated factor RNA polymerase I subunit A-like isoform X3 encodes MQEADKEVSRASKPLDCLSNLSKHSMFCGDQKKLFILLRECILNHRWNEALKIGTTILDRKSYLSAQNVKALRRTMPEAVLHTGDEKGEAYHDFIRLTKGTLGGRGISEFEMNLDELIKYLDDDNIGAARDIVKSEIKYKNIFGQREYYKHQLTLYEGLLWYAEWHAAKQKRDDQEAEDELLFAGMSTPLEEAMKVHAAKAIQCFTTVKQFLHGTWDIFITRFATLLEYYEQDGKALELLEHYQEKNPGNPNARIYLYEYHKRHRAGDDVLLEILERIVKETPSLLIAFDLCEIYVKAGCKEKSIPVLFEMLDHVPWQDEIKPWALLANVLMELSDDSDHETLLPLNKCWKERKDWWPAYHFHVRPEDGLGVNLVVHKAVVSTLLLGKDTKFVQSVLDMDLEASLKDRLLAACDKRLYDSVTEMDVDHTRDTSFQVFKL; translated from the exons ATGCAAGAAGCTGACAAAGAGGTCAGTCGAGCATCAAAACCAC tCGATTGTCTTTCCAATTTAAGTAAACACTCAATGTTCTGTGGAGACCAGAAAAAGCTATTTATCTTATTGAGAGAGTGTATCCTAAACCACAGGTGGAATGAGGCACTTAAAATAGGAACTACTATCTTGGACCGGAAAAGTTATCTTAGTGCACAGAATGTTAAAGCTCTTAGACGG ACCATGCCAGAGGCTGTCTtgcatactggtgatgaaaaagGGGAAGCATATCATGACTTTATAAG GTTGACTAAGGGAACGTTAGGAGGTCGTGGCATCAGTGAGTTTGAGATGAATCTGGACGAGTTGATCAAATACCTTGATGATGACAATATAGGGGCTGCACGAGATATTGTAAAG TCTGAAATCAAGTACAAAAATATCTTTGGACAGAGAGAATACTACAAGCATCAGCTCACCCTGTATGAAGGACTCCTGTGGTACGCTGAATGGCATGCAGCTAAGCAGAAGAGAGATGACCAAGAAGCAGAAG ATGAACTGTTGTTTGCCGGTATGAGTACTCCCTTGGAAGAGGCGATGAAAGTGCATGCAGCCAAGGCCATCCAGTGTTTCACAACCGTCAAACAGTTCCTCCATGGCACTTGGGATATATTCATCACAAGATTTGCCACA CTGTTAGAATACTATGAGCAGGATGGAAAAGCCCTCGAGTTATTAGAGCACTACCAGGAGAAGAACCCTGGCAATCCTAACGCACGGATCTACCTGTATGAATACCATAAACGACACAGAGCAGGAGATGATGTCTTGTTGGAGATTCTGGAGAGGATAGTCAAGGAGACACCGTCGTTACTGATCgcctttgacctctgtgaaatATATGTAAAAGCAG GTTGTAAAGAGAAGTCGATCCCAGTTTTATTTGAGATGCTAGATCACGTTCCTTGGCAGGATGAGATAAAACCCTGGGCATTATTGGCCAATGTTCTGATGGAACTCTCAGATGA CAGTGACCACGAGACTTTACTTCCCTTAAACAAGTGTTGGAAAGAGAGGAAGGACTGGTGGCCTGCATACCACTTCCATGTACGACCAGAAGATGGACTAGGTGTGAATCTTGTTGTCCACAAGGCTGTAGTGTCCACCCTTCTACTGGGGAAAG ATACCAAGTTTGTCCAGAGTGTGCTAGATATGGATTTGGAAGCTTCGTTGAAGGACAGACTACTCGCAGCTTGTGATAAGAGACTATATGACAGTGTGACTGAAATGGATGTGGATCACACCAGAGATACCTCTTTTCAGGTGTTCAAGTTATGA
- the LOC135485188 gene encoding uncharacterized protein LOC135485188: MSTKKPAIVINCYTNSESEGGEEPKHYTELKGFLEETGYEIDQYTVDIDKTQLENLVSEIEKAKHTISVVTENSIQGFFGDENHYQKWLRSLHKCLDSDNVLTHIIFCINVDVKNVPWYLRQFNPCISYSHKNHDWKVELRNVLKLEKKSVKTLKHVNAGEALAWSHYTGFVRFLPMVGSGGDPKDECVWQAQDGKPVINNLVILIPSDCHCPATIEHPSIQGRQKSKYYTFHRAGKERKLNVDLYTLEGEDKLVPISSTPSIETLRLMKEDKGLDEMWLQEQKDRFTDVLKDRIESDGYLRRKVILITDYNKDNEDFVKNILRETKQAHQDQQSTTSYPGKEGRWSVYLRSEEDDADLAKKIEGIIKEEIPDLIIENRETRKCGEREHNESLVKIRDVDQCIFLLTEHKGKISADYEVSECVDKVMQCSNKRATILLYTEEAEKKHKDYFKQLAEHVVTRVQYGKDGWVNELKEAITDIQARPLKSAVNFHNLSEGLAFGYLYGYMRPFLPEFSKKLEELKISDVMPKKLIILMPKSGYSPKTLQATVNDDKHLKELEGPERKTKKISYRYGLQDRDYTVTEYRLTDDDQKEYFVAAEFLTPLQALTDMQKDVFADMSIEQKCDLQRNLRKVMLEIVKSKLIPEDIVDKFLLLEIEDEGLDGKPTTDAEKLHICYRELLKTVKEELRREQEKPEEQAAQQIETMEIK, from the exons ATGTCGACTAAG AAACCTGCCATAGTAATCAACTGTTACACTAACAGTGAAAGTGAAGGAGGAGAGGAACCTAAGCACTACACAGAGTTAAAAGGCTTTCTCGAGGAGACTGGATATGAAATTGATCAATACACTGTGGATATTGACAAAACCCAATTAGAAAACCTAGTTAGTGAAATAGAAAAGGCCAAACACACCATCAGTGTGGTCACAGAAAACTCGATCCAGGGTTTCTTTGGAGATGAG AACCATTACCAGAAATGGCTGCGTTCACTACATAAGTGTCTTGACTCGGATAATGTGTTGACACATATCATTTTTTGCATCAACGTTGATGTGAAAAATGTGCCCTGGTACCTCCGCCAGTTTAACCCGTGCATCAGCTATAGTCATAAAAACCATGACTGGAAAGTTGAGTTACGGAATGTACTGAAAC TTGAGAAGAAATCTGTGAAGACCCTTAAACATGTGAATGCTGGGGAGGCCCTTGCCTGGTCACATTACACTGGTTTCGTTCGTTTTCTGCCAATGGTTGGGTCTGGTGGTGATCCAAAAG ATGAGTGTGTGTGGCAAGCGCAGGATGGGAAGCCTGTCATCAATAACCTAGTGATATTGATACCAAGCGACTGCCACTGTCCAGCTACGATAGAGCATCCATCAATTCAAGGCCGACAAAAATCAAAGTATTATACATTTCACCGAGCAGGAAAAGAGAGGAAGCTGAATGTTGATTTGTATACACTGGAGGGTGAAGATAAG TTGGTGCCCATTTCGTCCACCCCCTCAATAGAGACGCTCCGTTTGATGAAGGAGGATAAAGGACTGGATGAGATGTGGTTGCAAGAGCAGAAGGATAGATTCACTGATGTGTTGAAAGACAGAATTGAGAGCGATGGTTACCTGAGGCGAAAGGTGATTCTAATCACCGACT ACAATAAAGACAATGAAGATTTTGTCAAGAATATTCTGCGGGAAACTAAACAAGCCCATCAAGAccagcagagcacaacttcttATCCTGGAAAGGAA GGCCGGTGGTCGGTCTATTTACGTTCCGAGGAAGATGATGCTGATCTAGCTAAAAAAATTGAGGGCATAATCAAAGAAGAAATACCTGACCTTATCATTGAGAACAGAGAAACCAGAAAGTGTGGAGAGCGTGAGCATAATGAAAGCCTTGTGAAAATAAGGGATGTCGATCAGTGTATATTTCTGCTGACAGAACACAAGGGGAAGATATCCGCGGACTATGAAGTATCCGAATGCGTGGACAAAGTCATGCAATGTAGCAACAAGAGGGCTACCATCCTGCTGTACACTGAAGAGGCAGAAAAGAAACATAAAGACTACTTTAAACAGCTTGCCGAACATGTTGTGACTAGGGTTCAGTATGGTAAAGACGGATGGGTGAATGAGTTGAAGGAGGCAATCACAG ATATACAAGCACGACCCCTGAAGTCAGCGGTGAACTTCCATAACTTATCTGAAGGCTTGGCCTTTGGTTACCTCTATGGGTATATGAGGCCTTTCTTGCCAG AATTTTCAAAGAAGTTGGAGGAGTTGAAAATTTCCGATGTGATGCCCAAGAAACTCATCATTTTGATGCCGAAGTCAGGATACTCGCCAAAAACACTGCAAGCAACAGTTAATGATGACAAGCATTTGAAGGAGTTGGAAGGGCCTGAgaggaaaacaaaaaaaattagcTATCGCTATGGATTGCAAGACAGAGACTACACTGTAACAGAATACCGTCTGACAGATGATGATCAAAAG GAATATTTTGTTGCGGCCGAATTCCTGACCCCTCTGCAGGCATTGACTGATATGCAGAAGGACGTATTTGCTGACATGAGCATCGAGCAGAAATGTGATCTGCAGAGGAATCTTCGGAAAGTAATGCTTGAAATTGTGAAGAGCAAATTGATTCCCGAGGATATCGTGGACAAGTTCCTACTTCTAGAAATAGAAG ATGAAGGCTTGGATGGAAAACCAACGACGGATGCTGAAAAACTGCATATATGTTATCGCGAACTTTTGAAGACAGTCAAAGAGGAGCTGAGACGAGAACAGGAAAAGCCGGAAGAGCAAGCCGCTCAACAAATTGAAACAATGGAAATTAAGTAA
- the LOC135485189 gene encoding RNA polymerase-associated protein RTF1 homolog isoform X2, which translates to MKMKRKKNRALIDSDSSDSDSPEDLDEELAALAKRKKPNRERESGSSAAKISEDSQTSESDDDWRADGKRSKKKKTKRPVKKVRVQLSSESEEESDRQEKSEPEEGEVSDSDSDGGAVAYVGRSEDDSDSADSDSGPEEFYDGYDDDMLGDDEDRKRMEAMTEKEREIELFNRIEKREVLKTRFEIEKKLRQAKKKEQKKNAKKESRSTPKISIPPDSSSRSKERRKTIEDKKDKKMSAFQDLKARREKKKEAQEAQEKAIERKKLKASDVYSDDDDDDEDNDSDKEEKRSRSQSGSGSESDGSSASGRYSSRSDSEEDMPAPRKRQYIQAKEELSQIRLSRHRLEKWCHMPFFGRTVSGCYVRIGIGNHEGRPIYRVAEIVGVVETGKIYQLGNTRTNKGLKLRHGSAERVYRLEFVSNQDFSENEFFKWKETMMLGGLLLPTKDEIEQKLKDLRKASNYSYNEDDIDKIVEDKQKFKKNPHNYAVKKTSLLKQKDMFEAEGNEEKIEEVKKELGDLEERAVELDRRRTSNINSISYINERNRRRNLDEAEKAIMEEMKAQRGAAADPFTRRKSRPMLVTKARDPVLEAQLKFKMEMERKRQAADQKKVEEHPDAMEPMEVLEPEVNYKSEGNGLPASSGRSEDLYDVHDFDIKIDLEVPSAASGITMMPKLATHGPLVTPKRSLNLEAYKKRRGLI; encoded by the exons GAATTGGCAGCTTTGGCCAAAAGGAAGAAGCCAAACCGTGAGCGGGAATCTGGCAGCTCTGCAGCAAAGATTAGTGAGGACTCGCAGACTTCAGAGAGTGATGATGAT TGGAGAGCTGACGGCAAGAGaagtaagaagaagaagaccaagCGTCCGGTCAAGAAGGTCCGTGTGCAGCTGTCGTCTGAGAGTGAGGAAGAAAGTGATCGTCAGGAAAAATCTGAGCCTGAGGAAG GTGAGGTATCTGACTCCGACAGTGATGGTGGTGCGGTGGCGTACGTTGGTAGGTCCGAGGATGACTCCGACAGTGCCGACTCTGACAGCGGACCAGAGGAATTCTATGATGGTTATGATGATGACATGTTGGGAGATGACGAGGACAGGAAGAGGATGGAGGCAATGACTGAGAAGGAGCGAGAGATTGAGTTGTTTAACCGCATCGAGAAGAGAGAGGTCCTCAAAACAAG GTTTGAGATTGAGAAAAAGCTGCGACAGGCCAAAAAGAAAGAGCAGAAGAAGAATGCAAAGAAAGAATCGCGATCAACACCGAAGATCTCGATTCCTCCCGACAGCAGCAGCAGGAGCAAAGAGAGGAGGAAGACGATTGAGGATAAGAAAGATAAAAAGATGTCGGCATTCCAGGATCTAAAGGCACGCAGGGAGAAGAAAAAGGAGGCACAGG AGGCTCAGGAGAAGGCTATTGAAAGGAAGAAACTGAAAGCTAGTGATGTGTATtcagacgatgatgatgatgatgaagacaacgATAGTGACAAGGAAGAAAAACGCTCGCGGTCACAATCTGGATCTGGATCAGAGTCGGATGGCTCGAGTGCCAGTGGGCGGTATTCATCACGGTCCGACTCCGAGGAAGA CATGCCCGCCCCCAGAAAGAGACAGTACATACAAGCAAAAGAGGAATTGTCACAAATCCGACTCTCGCGACACAGACTTGAGAAATGGTGCCATATGCCATTCTTTGGTAGGACCGTGTCTGGTTGCTATGTGAGGATTGGGATAGGGAACCATGAAGGTCGGCCTATTTATAGG GTGGCAGAGATTGTTGGTGTTGTTGAAACGGGCAAAATCTATCAGCTTGGCAATACAAGGACAAATAAAGGGTTAAAGTTAAG GCACGGGTCAGCTGAACGCGTGTATCGGTTGGAATTTGTGTCTAACCAAGACTTCTCCGAGAATGAGTTCTTTAAGTGGAAAGAGACAATGATGCTGGGTGGATTGCTGCTGCCAACGAAGGATGAAATCGAACAAAAACTTAAAGATCTTCGGAAGGCATCAAATTATAGTTATAATGAGGATGATATTGATAAG ATCGTGGAAGACAAacagaaattcaagaaaaaccctCACAACtatgctgtaaaaaagacatcCTTACTGAAGCAAAAG GATATGTTTGAAGCCGAAGGAAATGAAGAAAAGATCGAGGAAGTAAAGAAAGAATTAGGAGACTTGGAAGAACGAGCAGTTGAACTGGACAGACGGAGAACTAGTAATATTAATTCTATAAG TTATATAAACGAGCGTAATCGACGTCGAAATCTTGACGAGGCCGAGAAAGCTATCATGGAGGAGATGAAAGCTCAACGAGGAGCTGCAGCTGATCCGTTCACAAGACGGAAAAGTCGGCCTATGCTTGTAACAAAG GCGCGGGATCCCGTTCTGGAGGCGCagctgaaattcaagatggaaATGGAAAGAAAGAGACAGGCAGCGGATCAGAAAAAGGTTGAGGAGCACCCGGATGCTATGGAG CCTATGGAGGTTCTGGAACCAGAGGTGAATTACAAGTCGGAGGGGAATGGACTTCCAGCATCATCAGGCAGATCTGAAGACCTTTATGATGTCCATGACTTCGACATCAAAATAGATCTTGAAGTGCCATCTGCAG CCTCAGGTATCACGATGATGCCTAAACTCGCCACACATGGACCTTTAGTAACACCAAAGAGATCACTTAATCTAGAAGCCTATAAAAAGCGAAGAGGTCTCATATGA
- the LOC135485189 gene encoding RNA polymerase-associated protein RTF1 homolog isoform X1, whose amino-acid sequence MKMKRKKNRALIDSDSSDSDSPEDLDEELAALAKRKKPNRERESGSSAAKISEDSQTSESDDDWRADGKRSKKKKTKRPVKKVRVQLSSESEEESDRQEKSEPEEGEVSDSDSDGGAVAYVGRSEDDSDSADSDSGPEEFYDGYDDDMLGDDEDRKRMEAMTEKEREIELFNRIEKREVLKTRFEIEKKLRQAKKKEQKKNAKKESRSTPKISIPPDSSSRSKERRKTIEDKKDKKMSAFQDLKARREKKKEAQEAQEKAIERKKLKASDVYSDDDDDDEDNDSDKEEKRSRSQSGSGSESDGSSASGRYSSRSDSEEDMPAPRKRQYIQAKEELSQIRLSRHRLEKWCHMPFFGRTVSGCYVRIGIGNHEGRPIYRVAEIVGVVETGKIYQLGNTRTNKGLKLRHGSAERVYRLEFVSNQDFSENEFFKWKETMMLGGLLLPTKDEIEQKLKDLRKASNYSYNEDDIDKIVEDKQKFKKNPHNYAVKKTSLLKQKDMFEAEGNEEKIEEVKKELGDLEERAVELDRRRTSNINSISYINERNRRRNLDEAEKAIMEEMKAQRGAAADPFTRRKSRPMLVTKARDPVLEAQLKFKMEMERKRQAADQKKVEEHPDAMETNSRLSVDAEKDKDKPMEVLEPEVNYKSEGNGLPASSGRSEDLYDVHDFDIKIDLEVPSAASGITMMPKLATHGPLVTPKRSLNLEAYKKRRGLI is encoded by the exons GAATTGGCAGCTTTGGCCAAAAGGAAGAAGCCAAACCGTGAGCGGGAATCTGGCAGCTCTGCAGCAAAGATTAGTGAGGACTCGCAGACTTCAGAGAGTGATGATGAT TGGAGAGCTGACGGCAAGAGaagtaagaagaagaagaccaagCGTCCGGTCAAGAAGGTCCGTGTGCAGCTGTCGTCTGAGAGTGAGGAAGAAAGTGATCGTCAGGAAAAATCTGAGCCTGAGGAAG GTGAGGTATCTGACTCCGACAGTGATGGTGGTGCGGTGGCGTACGTTGGTAGGTCCGAGGATGACTCCGACAGTGCCGACTCTGACAGCGGACCAGAGGAATTCTATGATGGTTATGATGATGACATGTTGGGAGATGACGAGGACAGGAAGAGGATGGAGGCAATGACTGAGAAGGAGCGAGAGATTGAGTTGTTTAACCGCATCGAGAAGAGAGAGGTCCTCAAAACAAG GTTTGAGATTGAGAAAAAGCTGCGACAGGCCAAAAAGAAAGAGCAGAAGAAGAATGCAAAGAAAGAATCGCGATCAACACCGAAGATCTCGATTCCTCCCGACAGCAGCAGCAGGAGCAAAGAGAGGAGGAAGACGATTGAGGATAAGAAAGATAAAAAGATGTCGGCATTCCAGGATCTAAAGGCACGCAGGGAGAAGAAAAAGGAGGCACAGG AGGCTCAGGAGAAGGCTATTGAAAGGAAGAAACTGAAAGCTAGTGATGTGTATtcagacgatgatgatgatgatgaagacaacgATAGTGACAAGGAAGAAAAACGCTCGCGGTCACAATCTGGATCTGGATCAGAGTCGGATGGCTCGAGTGCCAGTGGGCGGTATTCATCACGGTCCGACTCCGAGGAAGA CATGCCCGCCCCCAGAAAGAGACAGTACATACAAGCAAAAGAGGAATTGTCACAAATCCGACTCTCGCGACACAGACTTGAGAAATGGTGCCATATGCCATTCTTTGGTAGGACCGTGTCTGGTTGCTATGTGAGGATTGGGATAGGGAACCATGAAGGTCGGCCTATTTATAGG GTGGCAGAGATTGTTGGTGTTGTTGAAACGGGCAAAATCTATCAGCTTGGCAATACAAGGACAAATAAAGGGTTAAAGTTAAG GCACGGGTCAGCTGAACGCGTGTATCGGTTGGAATTTGTGTCTAACCAAGACTTCTCCGAGAATGAGTTCTTTAAGTGGAAAGAGACAATGATGCTGGGTGGATTGCTGCTGCCAACGAAGGATGAAATCGAACAAAAACTTAAAGATCTTCGGAAGGCATCAAATTATAGTTATAATGAGGATGATATTGATAAG ATCGTGGAAGACAAacagaaattcaagaaaaaccctCACAACtatgctgtaaaaaagacatcCTTACTGAAGCAAAAG GATATGTTTGAAGCCGAAGGAAATGAAGAAAAGATCGAGGAAGTAAAGAAAGAATTAGGAGACTTGGAAGAACGAGCAGTTGAACTGGACAGACGGAGAACTAGTAATATTAATTCTATAAG TTATATAAACGAGCGTAATCGACGTCGAAATCTTGACGAGGCCGAGAAAGCTATCATGGAGGAGATGAAAGCTCAACGAGGAGCTGCAGCTGATCCGTTCACAAGACGGAAAAGTCGGCCTATGCTTGTAACAAAG GCGCGGGATCCCGTTCTGGAGGCGCagctgaaattcaagatggaaATGGAAAGAAAGAGACAGGCAGCGGATCAGAAAAAGGTTGAGGAGCACCCGGATGCTATGGAG ACCAACTCACGCCTCTCAGTGGATGCTGAGAAGGACAAAGATAAG CCTATGGAGGTTCTGGAACCAGAGGTGAATTACAAGTCGGAGGGGAATGGACTTCCAGCATCATCAGGCAGATCTGAAGACCTTTATGATGTCCATGACTTCGACATCAAAATAGATCTTGAAGTGCCATCTGCAG CCTCAGGTATCACGATGATGCCTAAACTCGCCACACATGGACCTTTAGTAACACCAAAGAGATCACTTAATCTAGAAGCCTATAAAAAGCGAAGAGGTCTCATATGA